Proteins encoded within one genomic window of Cryptomeria japonica unplaced genomic scaffold, Sugi_1.0 HiC_scaffold_1099, whole genome shotgun sequence:
- the LOC131079104 gene encoding CASP-like protein 5B1, which produces MVLEPYHTFSGLYLVAEMALQFLWSFILAILDLYALLIKRGLNNSVLLSLFVVGDWVTATLSLAAACSAAGVTVLFDNDLSYCDQIHCHRYQLSAAMAFLSWLLVGISSLLTFWLLASE; this is translated from the exons ATGGTACTTGAACCATATCATACTT TTTCTGGACT CTATTTGGTTGCTGAAATGGCCTTACAATTTTTGTGGAGCTTTATACTAGCAATTCTTGATTTATATGCATTACTCATAAAGAGAGGCCTTAACAATTCAGTATTGCTAAGCTTGTTTGTGGTGGGAGATTGG GTCACTGCAACATTGTCACTTGCAGCAGCCTGCTCGGCAGCAGGAGTGACTGTTCTTTTTGATAACGATCTAAGCTATTGTGATCAAATACATTGCCACAGATATCAACTTTCTGCTGCAATGGCCTTCTTAAGTTGGCTATTGGTCGGAATTTCATCTCTCTTAACATTTTGGCTGTTAGCTTCTGAATAG